The Leptospira bourretii genome has a window encoding:
- a CDS encoding LIC11631 family protein, translated as MNRSDGSLVSSSTGVFYPYQHQDFYAMDSLFLSHMKQEEVWDFQSVTQVHLGFLGFLTLRGFLRENLSLPKLQVKGLSKHWKTYLAKVNFFGKGVPWESQEFIPNLVSDSLIPALTFGGKGHWVREFHWERVEKDTTSVFFSATNKQSEGDIAISDLMKDFLQYSQTHHYLERAYIRKENSSYLYLNSKETNPRVFFRENPTDLPEFLFLVAELKTKSSTHSN; from the coding sequence GTGAATCGATCGGACGGATCTTTAGTTTCCTCATCTACAGGCGTTTTTTACCCCTACCAACACCAGGACTTTTATGCGATGGATTCTTTGTTTTTATCGCACATGAAACAAGAAGAGGTTTGGGACTTCCAATCTGTGACCCAAGTGCATCTCGGTTTTTTAGGATTTCTTACCTTAAGAGGTTTTTTACGGGAGAATTTATCCTTACCCAAACTCCAAGTGAAAGGTCTTTCGAAACATTGGAAAACATACTTAGCCAAAGTAAATTTTTTTGGAAAAGGGGTCCCTTGGGAATCCCAAGAATTCATTCCCAATTTAGTTTCTGATTCTCTCATCCCAGCCCTTACCTTTGGAGGGAAAGGGCATTGGGTTCGTGAATTTCACTGGGAGAGGGTGGAGAAAGATACAACTTCGGTTTTCTTTTCTGCAACCAACAAACAAAGCGAAGGTGACATCGCCATCAGTGATTTGATGAAAGATTTTTTACAATATTCTCAAACCCATCACTACTTGGAGCGGGCATACATCCGCAAAGAAAACTCTAGTTATTTGTATTTGAATTCAAAAGAAACGAACCCAAGGGTGTTTTTTCGCGAAAACCCAACGGATTTACCCGAATTTTTATTTTTAGTGGCAGAGTTAAAAACGAAGTCTTCTACTCACTCAAATTAA
- the rfaE2 gene encoding D-glycero-beta-D-manno-heptose 1-phosphate adenylyltransferase translates to MSFYDTLNSKIVSFDQIESKRKALEGKRIVFTNGCFDILHPGHVSYLAQARDLGDLLWIGVNEDASVRRLKGESRPVNSCEDRMFVLAGLSSVDFVSSFAEDTPLEILKKVKPSIHSKGGDYQVETLPEYQILKEMGADIQILPFVSGKSTTKILEKAKSPS, encoded by the coding sequence ATGAGTTTTTATGATACATTAAATTCAAAAATTGTTTCTTTCGATCAAATTGAATCCAAAAGAAAGGCTTTGGAAGGGAAACGAATTGTATTTACCAATGGGTGTTTTGATATTTTGCACCCAGGCCATGTGAGTTACTTAGCCCAAGCAAGGGATTTGGGGGATTTGTTGTGGATTGGGGTCAATGAAGATGCAAGTGTTAGGCGACTTAAAGGAGAATCAAGACCCGTCAATTCTTGCGAAGATAGAATGTTTGTACTTGCAGGACTCTCTTCGGTTGATTTTGTTTCTTCTTTTGCAGAAGATACGCCACTTGAAATTTTGAAAAAAGTAAAACCATCTATCCATTCCAAGGGTGGGGACTACCAAGTGGAAACCCTTCCGGAATACCAAATTTTAAAAGAGATGGGAGCGGATATTCAAATTTTGCCTTTTGTCTCAGGAAAATCCACAACCAAGATTTTAGAAAAAGCCAAATCTCCTTCCTAA
- the rfaE1 gene encoding D-glycero-beta-D-manno-heptose-7-phosphate kinase: MKIKKTSLRKSFEDLGKIKVLVIGDLILDEYLIGSVERISPEAPVPVVWVRNEKQSLGGSGNVVQNLSSIGVSGVVFGRIGEDKAGESLEGLLRSHSVAENDLVLLKSKTLPTILKTRIIATHQQICRVDREEVVPLTKEEESSVLNQLEIKLKECSAVILSDYDKGYLTPSLIQSVIRLCNRENKIVTVDPQVSHFFLYQNIHIMTPNHHEAGKALGRKLISDSEIESACREISEKLTPEAMMITRGEKGMSIFERKTDSFYHIPTVAREVFDVTGAGDTVITTYTAFVATGMSIADAALISNVSAGIVVGKLGAATVTQPEIEEALQTLGYLDVNQ; this comes from the coding sequence TTGAAAATAAAGAAAACTTCACTCCGTAAATCATTTGAGGATTTAGGCAAAATCAAAGTGCTTGTGATCGGAGATTTGATTTTGGATGAGTATTTGATTGGTTCTGTGGAACGAATTTCCCCAGAAGCACCAGTTCCAGTCGTTTGGGTTCGCAACGAAAAACAATCCTTAGGTGGATCGGGCAATGTCGTTCAAAACTTATCTTCCATTGGAGTTTCGGGTGTTGTGTTTGGAAGGATTGGAGAGGACAAAGCAGGAGAATCTTTGGAAGGACTACTCCGTTCCCATTCCGTTGCAGAAAACGATTTAGTATTATTAAAATCCAAAACTTTACCTACCATTTTAAAAACAAGGATCATTGCCACCCACCAACAGATTTGCCGGGTAGACCGGGAGGAAGTGGTTCCTCTCACCAAAGAAGAAGAAAGTTCCGTTCTCAATCAATTGGAGATAAAACTAAAAGAATGTTCTGCTGTGATTTTATCAGATTATGATAAAGGTTATCTCACACCTTCTTTGATTCAATCGGTGATTCGACTTTGTAACCGAGAAAATAAAATTGTGACGGTGGACCCACAAGTCAGTCATTTTTTCCTATACCAAAATATTCATATTATGACACCCAACCACCATGAAGCAGGGAAGGCATTGGGTAGAAAACTAATTAGTGATTCTGAAATTGAATCTGCTTGTCGAGAAATTTCAGAAAAACTCACACCCGAAGCCATGATGATCACTCGAGGGGAAAAAGGGATGTCTATTTTTGAGAGAAAAACGGACTCCTTTTATCATATCCCCACTGTTGCCAGAGAAGTATTTGATGTGACAGGTGCGGGAGATACAGTCATTACCACTTACACTGCCTTTGTGGCTACCGGAATGTCCATCGCTGATGCAGCTCTTATATCCAATGTGAGTGCAGGGATCGTTGTTGGTAAGTTAGGTGCTGCCACCGTCACACAACCGGAAATTGAAGAAGCTTTGCAAACACTAGGTTATTTGGATGTAAACCAATGA
- a CDS encoding LON peptidase substrate-binding domain-containing protein encodes MFLPLHIFEPRYRMMLDFCMENGGELGMAPYPKNWIGAGLPPIPEVVGYGHIIQKESLPDGRSNIILEGIGTAEIVSLDSTEPFYIAQIVRREHQRNKNVSETLKEKIEELLVLTKRILLAEGAEEDLILKMNQILVHPYPVDFIASLIYFDFKTKQTILETTHLETKAELLKAVLLGLNLSE; translated from the coding sequence ATGTTTTTGCCTCTCCATATCTTCGAACCCAGATACCGGATGATGCTCGACTTTTGTATGGAAAATGGTGGGGAATTGGGAATGGCTCCCTACCCGAAAAATTGGATTGGTGCGGGACTCCCTCCCATCCCAGAAGTTGTGGGGTATGGGCATATCATCCAAAAAGAATCCTTACCTGATGGGAGATCCAATATCATTTTAGAAGGGATTGGGACGGCTGAGATTGTTAGTTTGGATTCCACAGAGCCGTTTTATATTGCACAAATTGTCCGTAGGGAACACCAAAGAAATAAAAATGTTTCGGAAACATTAAAAGAAAAAATAGAAGAGTTACTTGTTCTCACCAAACGGATCTTACTTGCTGAAGGTGCCGAAGAAGATTTAATTTTGAAAATGAATCAAATTTTAGTCCATCCCTATCCGGTGGATTTTATCGCCTCACTTATTTATTTTGATTTTAAAACCAAACAAACCATTTTAGAAACCACTCATTTGGAAACCAAAGCAGAACTTCTCAAAGCGGTTTTACTTGGCCTTAATTTGAGTGAGTAG